The segment aagaagagaacAAACACACAGGTCTCTGAAAGACTGTAGCAGCCAATGTGTACAGGCCAGCAccacccagtgtccctgtcaggATCTGGCGGCTGGCCTTACATCAAGCACACATCAACTCCCACCAAGCAGGGCCTCCACCCAACGATGGGAATGAACCTGGTACACAACAGGCATGCCTTTAATACTGACTGGGAGCTGGTTTAGAAGAAACAGATTAAAAGTAAGTATGTTTTGAAAGAGAGATGGTCCGACTTCCCTCATGGAACAGACAAGATGAGGGGTCTAGCAGCTTCTTTGAGGTTCAAGTGCTACAGTGGTCTGACAGAGGAAATGAGGAACAGCTAGGTCAgtgtggggaggagcaggggtaTGCAAAAGAAGGGCTGAGGGACGTGTGAAGGTGACAGAGTGACAGGATGACCAGTGTCATGCATGACAGGCCATCAGTTCAGCAAGGACAGGTAGGGCTGCCTCAGAAGGAACACCACTGCTGAGGGGAGATGCATGTGTAGCCTCTAGGCAGAAGTGGAGCCTGGTCTGGAGCCATGTACTGAGAAGGAGGGTATAAAAGACTCAGCATGGAACAGGGTCCTGAAAAAGTGTGCTGGAGGAAAGACATGGGAACATGTCATGGGAACAATGAGACTGAAGAACACCACAAGGGACATCTCCCAAGGTGGCCACAGACTTGAATAGAGGTTCTGGGAAGAGTTAGGGGGCAAATAGAGCACAGGTCAGTGTGCCACTTTTCCCCAGACAAGCTGCCCTCCAGGATCAGAGGCAAAGGGCAAGTGTAGGGGTGCCACAGCATAACCTGCTGGTTTGTGGCTCTGCTCACCCTGGCTGTAGGCAAACTGCAGTAAATCAAGATGAGAGGGTATGAAATCTTCTGTGGCAGAAATTCTCCCCGGCTTTGTGGCAATTTCCAGGACGCACTGCTGTCTGCACTTCAAAACCTGAATATAATGGGCTGCAAGAGAGAGGAGCAAGAAAGGCAGTAGCCCACACTTCTTCCAGACAAGAGTGCTGGGCAATGGGATGTGCCCAGTGTGGGGAGCACAACCCTCTACCCAATCCTCCGTGCCTCTAACACTACCTGCAATGGCTTCATACAGGCCAGGTTGCATTTTCTCCTCCTCGTCCTCATCCTCCCAAGGCCCTTCACACAGGGCACGACACTCTTCCAGTGCTGACAGGGCCTCTGAGAGAGactcctccagcctggccacGGCCTGCAGGTACTCATCTGCATCGTAGTGCTGCACACCGGTCTCATATGCTTCCTGTGAAGGACAGATCCAGGTCCCTTCATCAGTGTGAGTGACACCAAAGGATGCCCCGAGACTTCTGAGTCGCTCACAGGGTGGTGCTGACATACAGGAGCCTGCCTGTTCATTCACAGTCAACAGTCAACACAGTGACAGCAAATCCTAGGCTGAAGCCAAATAACTGTCATCAAACAGTCTCTCTGTCACACTTGCAGTGCTTTGTCCTCACCTTGAAAagaaggctgcagggagatCTTCCTGCAGCCTCTCAGACACAAAAGGGTCTGAGCAAGACTTTTGACCAAGGCctgtagtgacagaacaaggggcaACGACATGAAActgaaaaagcattttgatggaatataaaatatttgaattggAGATAAGATACTTTTATGATGACTGTAGTGAGACACTGaagcaggttgcccagagaagctgtggatgtcccatccctcaAAGTGTTCCAAGGCCAcgttggatggggctttgagcaacctgatctagtggaaggtgtccctgcctatggcaggagACTTGGAATAGGTGATCATTAAAGGTCCCTTCTAGGCTAAATCTATGATTCTGTGTATGGGGGCCCTGTCTCAAGCCATGACCTTTGGAACAGATGAGGGTCCCAGACCGGTCCCTAGGGTGGAGTAAGAGCTGCTCATGTGTGGCTCTGCACTGAGCCCTCACCCAGTGTGGCGTGGCCTCCAGGTCCTGGAAGCTGTCTGCCTTCACCCCTGACATACGCCGGTACTTCTCGATGTCCTCCCGCATCTGGAGGTGCTGGGGATTAGCAACGAAGAAGGTGTGAGCGGCAGACACGGCCTGATCCAGCTtcttcagctgcagagaaaaggcagcagtgcctgtcaTGCTCCTGCAGGTCTGTACTGTTCACACCCAcccctctccccagctgcttcccgggctcacagaatcacagaatgggtcagatTGGAAGTGGCCACGGTGGGTCATCTGCTCCAACCTCCCTGCACAAGCAGGGCCATCCTACAGCACATGGCAGCAGATTGCATCCAGATGGTTTTGGAATGTCTCCGGTGAGGGAGATTCTGCAActgctctgggcaatctgttccagtgcgTGGTCACCCGCACAgcaaacttcttcctaatattccACCTAAAGGTAGAACCTCCTGCGTATCAGTGtctgcctgttgcctcttgtGGTGGCTGGCATCACTGAGAAGAACCTGGCTCCATTCCCTTGGCAACCCCCTCGTAGATATTTATGCGCATCAATACGGTTCCCTCTCGGCTGTCTCTTCTCGAGGCTCAGAGAAAGGCGCTCACCCCTCGGCTGCCCGGCGACCCTCCGGGAGAGCCGTGCCACGCCGGCCCCCTGCCCCGCACGACAGCCCCCCCGAGGGTGACAACGCCCACCCTGCCGGGGCGTGCCCGCCGGAGGCCGGTGCCCACCTTGAAGAAGGCCACCTGGAGGTAGTTGTAGGGCTCTCTGCGCTCGAAGTCGCGGCGCACGGCGCGGCTGGCGCGGTGCGCGGAGGGCGCGGGGCGCAGCCGCCGCCCCAGGCAGCGCTGCAGGCACCCGGCGCGCTGCAGCACCGGCCCGAGCAGCGCGGCCTCCCAGCGCCCGGGCCCGCCGGGGAAGGGCTCGTCGCGGGCGCAGGCGGCGCGGCAGGCGCGGCgggccgcccgcagccccgcgtAGCTGTGCAGGGCGCGCTGCAGCAGCTCGGCCGCCCGCGCCCAGTCCCGCGCCAGGTACGCCCGCACGCCGTCCGCGTACAGCAGGTCGAACGGCACCAGCCGGCCCGGCGACGtggcggccgcggcggcggcgaggAGGCTCAGGCACAGCAGCGAGGCCATGGCTCCGGCAGGAGAAGGCGGAGGAACAGGAGAAGGGgtccggggcgggcgggcgtCCTGGCGGGCCCCGGGCTCGGCCCACCCCGGGGGCGGTGCCGGTccggggctgcggcgggcgggcgggctcGGCCCGGGTCCCGCTGCGCCGGCCGGGAGCCGCCGGTGCTGCTGCCGCTGTGCCTGATGTGCCCTGGCCCGGGCGGCCGCCCCAGCGCCACCCCTCCCGTTGGGGTGGGTCACCCAAACGCCTCCATCGAGGCCTCTCCTTGGAGTCGCACTTGGACACTTCACACTCCCATCACATGGAGAACTGCTTTGGGGGTGAAGGGCCATCCATCTCCCTCTGACAGTCTCCCCTCTGACAATGCCAAACCTTTGCCCACGGCTGGactgcagccagcaccagccGAAAGACCCATCTCCCACACACTACTCTTGTACCTCCCTGCCAAGAGATGTGTCTGGggcaggagcctgctccagacCTCACCACTCCCAGCTTTGATGGTGTGGGCGGTTGAGGGGGTCTTCCTCCAGAAGCCTCTGTCAGCTTTCCTGTTTGGCTGAGAAGTTCAGGCCATCTGAAGTTTCACACGAAGTTTGCACTGAAATCGACAGTTTGCACTGGTGAAATAAGATGTTAAGGGTCAGAGTCTTCTTGGAGAGAATTTAATTCTTTCCAAGACTGGAGTTGCCTCAAAGCAAAACCTTTTGCTGAGCAATGTTAGCAACCAGAGGCCTCTCCTGCTTAGCACCACGTCTGAAATGGACAGAAGACCTTTCACCCAGTCTCCCATGACAACTCCTCTAAGGGCATCATTCCCTCTCCTCGGCTGCTAAGCATCTGCTGCCTTTCAGAGGAACTGACAAGAAAGGatgaagagagaggaaaggagccTCGCACATTCTGCATTTCCCTTCCAGAAGCCTGTGAAGCTTCATTAAACATCGGGCCAATCATTTTGTTTCtatggaaacaaaattattactaatatagtattttaaaaacagacacaCGATTGACACTCCAAATATAGAATTTTAATACCATTCTGCGCCTGCCTTGTCTCTTAGGGCAGAGCGGATGCGAGGGTGGAGTTCACAAAGGGACAGGACTGGCAAGGGTGCCATTTGGCGGTGGCAGCGGTGGATGTGTTTGTAACCTgagagcaggcacaggctgtCTGTCCGTCCGTTGTGCTCCCTTCTGCGGATCTGTCCCACTTCTTTTTCCCCCACCAGCATGGGGTGCCATGTTTTCTGCCTGCTGGTGAGAAAGATGAGAATGCAAATTAGTGATTGGGTCCTGGGACAAAGGGAACGCttgaagttttatttaaaaactgtgaTGGCACTGAACGTTTTTGATGCTGTCTCTCATAGTTTGGGGTCCTGGAAGGTCTGTGGCTCGCAGGCCTCTAGGGTCCTTTCACATGGCGCCTGCTCTCCGTCCTGCAGATGCCAGACTTCATTGCCAAGCACGGAGCAGCGCCGTGGCCGGTCGGcattctcctcctccctgctgccgAGGGAGAGGCGGCGGTCGCGGCGTGATGCGAGCAGGAGACGGGAGTGCCgtgggctgcaggcaggggtgggTTGTGGCGTCTCGTCGATGAACGTGGTGATCTCATCTCGGAAGAAGCAGGCGCTGGAGCTGGAGCCCCGGGGCAACAGCCCCCCCTCCAGAAATTGTCGTAGGGTCGTCAGCTCATCTTCTGGGGGCCGCCGGCGGTGCTGGTAGTCATGCAGCTGGGGAGGCAAGAAACCAGGGCCCCCAGGCTTGCGGGGGGTGGAAATGCGGATGTCGTCAGATGAGGACCACTTGTGTAGGAAGGATGGAGCAGAGCGGTGGGCGGAGAAGATGTTAGTCTCATCATGTGACATTCTCCGGGAGATAGGGACCTGGAAAACAGAGAAGGGGGCAGGTGATGGAAGACTTGAAGAGTCAGAACAGGAAGGGAGTAGCTGAGGTTTTCTCAGAGAAGAAAGTCAAGAGGACACAAAGGCGTGGGAAACTGACAGAGGAGGAAGTGGTtgtggggctgccctgctggctTTCGGCTCACCTGCAGGTAGTGCACCTTGTCCTGGGGCAACAACATGTGGTGCATGGGCAGCAGCTTGATGTCCCGAGAGTCCCGCTTGGCAGCTGCAGCGCCGTTCGCATCGAATCTTACTTTGCAGATCCTGCCGTCGCCATAATCATCACATACACCATCTGTTGGCAAAGACAAGAACGGCAGTCAACACTTTTCAGTCAGAAGAGGAGCATTACCAGGGCACCTGGACACCATCCTAATGCTTATCTGACTTGTGCTGCCCTACTTGCATCCCTCAGGGCTCACCTCTGAACAAGGACCTTGTCTTTCTGCTTGCAGCAGCACTAAAGCACCCAGACAGTGCCCTATTTCTTCTGTCTTGCCTTTGAATCGCTCACTGTCAGGTCTTAGACCTTTGGATCAGTGAGTTGGGCTGAGGCCCAGCATGTCACTTTGGTTGTGGTTTGGCAGCCACACATAATGTATCTATGCTTGCAACTAGTGAGGAGGATGTTGCACTAATGCATTCTTCGTGGATGCTAGTCCTAAGGCTGCAAGTGAGTGGCAGAGCCTTCTACAGAATAAATTTTCTTGTGGTTGCCGACTTCAAGCTGTAACATGAATGTCACTGTGCCACCCGCAACACCACAAGATCCTTTTCCCAAAGAccccctccttcctctgcagtctTTTGGGGAGGTGGTTAGTGAAGAAAGGTGACTGTGGGTTGGCTTACCATCCTCTGTGTCTTCCTCAGACATGATGGCCACACACTGCTCCCACACGGTTCGGAGATCTGCCCGGTAGCGCTCGCAGGACCAGATGAAAGAGGGGAGCAGCAAGGTCTGCACCATGGAACACCAGAGCACAGCCAGAACCATCCAGGTGGGCGCCGTATCATAGCGCAGGCTGAAAAAGCTGACGACCTTTAAAGGTAAGAAAAAGCAACAATGCCAAGGAGACAAAAGTAGGGATCAAGGGAGAAAGGTAACACGAGTCAATTCTGTAGTAGAACATAATCTGTCTCTAAAGGATTCATCAACTAATTACCCTGTGTCCCTTTGAAAAACTGCTCCTGGGGTCTTGCCCCAGGTCGGCTGGACCATATTGCAAGCTGTCATACCTCTAACATGAGACCTGGTGCTAGCATCCCTTCTTCCTGTGCTCATTACCAGCTGGAGCTAAATAGGTGCTAACAAAGGACACagccactgggaaaaaaaataatctgtgacTCAGTCTCTCCTCTTTTAAGGGTTCTTTTTGAGAACTTCTCTAGCTCTCCAATTTTGCACAGAATCAACCGGCTAGCCAAAACCTGAATGCTGCCTAGAGCCATacaagcagaaggaaaaagacaaCTGGATGCATCAGCTGTTAAAGCTGGTGTATCAGTTCTCCAGAAGCAAACTGGAGAAATAGAAATctcattgtttttaaaagtaagtTTGCAGATTAATTTCCTCTCCTCTTAGCCACTTAAAACTCGCACAGTGGTTTTAGCTGTGTGATGTGTATTTACCAGGCTTAGACTTAAGAAACTGCTGCTGCGGAAGGATGAGAGAATTACTGCAATCTTTTTAAAACCACCGCTCAGAATAACACAGATTCAGATGCGGCAGTTCTGCGGCTGGTGGGACAGGAGAGCTCCTTCTCTAAAACTTGAGAGAAAAGCAAATCTGGTTTATTTGCGGACTctgaagggaaagggagaactGGATGCTTACCAAGATAGGCACCCCAGTGAGCGTGTCATACAGGAAGACAATGGCGCTTATGAGGTTGGTCATCTGCAAGGAGGTCTTGGCTGACTCGGAGCCGTCCAGTGAGGACCTCCTTTTGCCTCGTACATCCTCCACCACAATGGCTGGCACGTTGAAAGTGGTGTGTGCTGATGAAGAGCAGGACGACGCTTCTTCTGCTCTCTGATGGTGGCACCGCCGGCGTCTTCTGTGTGCCCACAGGGTCTGGTAGAAGGTGATACCCACGCACACCAAGCCCATGACGATTCCTCCGAGCAGCAGGAGGCTAAAGCAGACACCGAAGCCCAGCCCTATTTTGCTGACAATGAACTGGCAGCCACGGGCGTAGTAGCGCTCGCCGTTGTTGTGCCAGCCGATGGAGGGCAGGGTGGAGAGGATGAATGACACCATCCAGATCCCCATGACCGCGTGCAGAGCCTGCTTCTTGGCGTTGCTCAGGCGGTAGTTGACCGGCCACCTCACCATCCACATGCGGTGGTAGGAAAGGGAGGCCACTGTGAAGCAGGTGGCCAGCGCCAGCGTGTAGTACGTGGAGACAAAGACCTTGCAGATGCTTTCGTTCCAGTCGTAGTCGGAGGACTCGCGCCGCAGCTGCACCACGGCGTAGGTAGTGAGGGGTACTGCTGCCATAAGGATGTGCGTGCCAGCgaggaagcacagcagcagctccagaggcttGTGTTTCTGTTGTTTGGCCGTGATGCTGAGGATAATCCAAGAGTTGGCCAACAGAGCTAACATCCCACATGCCAGCCACCACAGTGAGTTATTGTGCAAGGTGGACTCTGATTCAGAGTCCCCCATGCTGCCACCCCTGCTAGACTgcaccctgcctctgctgctgggattttGTAAGAGGGTGAGTGTGACTCTGCACTGGGGGAGCCACGTCTCTCCTCATCTGCTGCTGCAATGTGAGTTGTTTGCACGCTGGAAGAGTTTCTCAAGGCATTGCCACCAGGTGCCAGGCAGAACAGCCGTCAACTCTGTCTCGCTTCCagtcttccctttccctcttaTTTGGTTATATTTCTTCCCCTTGTTCTAact is part of the Prinia subflava isolate CZ2003 ecotype Zambia chromosome 3, Cam_Psub_1.2, whole genome shotgun sequence genome and harbors:
- the GPR162 gene encoding probable G-protein coupled receptor 162, with the translated sequence MGDSESESTLHNNSLWWLACGMLALLANSWIILSITAKQQKHKPLELLLCFLAGTHILMAAVPLTTYAVVQLRRESSDYDWNESICKVFVSTYYTLALATCFTVASLSYHRMWMVRWPVNYRLSNAKKQALHAVMGIWMVSFILSTLPSIGWHNNGERYYARGCQFIVSKIGLGFGVCFSLLLLGGIVMGLVCVGITFYQTLWAHRRRRRCHHQRAEEASSCSSSAHTTFNVPAIVVEDVRGKRRSSLDGSESAKTSLQMTNLISAIVFLYDTLTGVPILVVSFFSLRYDTAPTWMVLAVLWCSMVQTLLLPSFIWSCERYRADLRTVWEQCVAIMSEEDTEDDGVCDDYGDGRICKVRFDANGAAAAKRDSRDIKLLPMHHMLLPQDKVHYLQVPISRRMSHDETNIFSAHRSAPSFLHKWSSSDDIRISTPRKPGGPGFLPPQLHDYQHRRRPPEDELTTLRQFLEGGLLPRGSSSSACFFRDEITTFIDETPQPTPACSPRHSRLLLASRRDRRLSLGSREEENADRPRRCSVLGNEVWHLQDGEQAPCERTLEACEPQTFQDPKL